The following are from one region of the Indicator indicator isolate 239-I01 chromosome 14, UM_Iind_1.1, whole genome shotgun sequence genome:
- the LOC128971271 gene encoding uncharacterized protein LOC128971271, whose amino-acid sequence MAQLSASRQQEAARTRPKRLGPVAPLPRRSAPPPPLALLSHLNAFPTPPGRKAEGTGAFPATHRAQQRGGRTSPPSSRQRRTVSADPDIRRSCAPPRAPRRRYHPFPGGKAVPPSPPRSPPPGNCPPQESPERRGGRAVVALPPAAPARTRHPPLPPSWAPRAAASSERPLRDVSAAQRPNTTTTTPSPHGAGIPAPVSPPPPRAGGGRAGKATLSWRGSAARYPPTRPPRAGPCRHPTPTCRARDGKHRSPCAGGGSVTRFVASFPRLLPPPPASPAHHRQPRGRPKRAGPVGPDAGNRAGSGRGAAGPLPR is encoded by the exons ATGGCGCAACTCTCCGCCTCTCGCCAACAAGAAGCGGCACGTACGAGACCCAAGCGGCTTGGCCCGGTAGCCCCGCTACCCCGGCGCAGCGCACCGCCACCTCCTCTCGCTCTTCTATCTCACCTCAACGCCTTTCCCACCCCTCCgggaaggaaggctgaggggacCGGCGCGTTCCCCGCCACACACCGAGCGCAGCAGAGAGGCGGCAGGACGTCTCCCCCGAGCAGCCGACAGAGAAGGACGGTCTCGGCGGACCCTGATATTCGCCGGAGCT GTGCTCCTCCGCGGGCACCGCGACGCCGCTACCACCCCTTCCCCGGGGGAAAGGCTGTGCCACCGTCCCCGCCCCGGTCCCCTCCGCCGGGCAACTGCCCCCCGCAGGAGTCTCCCGAGCGGAGGGGTGGCAGAGCCGTGGTTGCGCTGCCGCCCGCCGCCCCCGCACGCACCCGTCACCCGCCGCTGCCGCCATCTTGGGCGCCCCGAGCTGCAGCCTCCTCGGAGCGCCCCCTCCGCGACGTCAGCGCCGCGCAGAggccaaacaccaccaccaccaccccctccccacacgGCGCGGGGATCCCCGCTCCGGTCTCCCCTCCGCCGCCCCGGGCGGGCGGCGGGAGGGCAGGAAAAGCGACTTTGAGCTGGCGGGGAAGCGCCGCTAGGTACCCCCCAACGCGGCCACCCCGGGCTGGGCCGTGTCGCCACCCCACACCCACCTGCCGGGCGCGGGACGGGAAGCACCGATCGCCATGTGCCGGTGGCGGCTCTGTCACCAGATTTGTAGCGTCCTTCCCACgtctcctcccacctcccccgGCCTCCCCCGCCCACCACCGCCAGCCCCGCGGCCGGCCCAAGCGGGCTGGTCCCGTGGGGCCGGACGCAGGAAACCGGGCGGGGAGCGGCAGAGGCGCTGCGGGGCCGCTGCCCCGGTAA